A stretch of Lactuca sativa cultivar Salinas chromosome 6, Lsat_Salinas_v11, whole genome shotgun sequence DNA encodes these proteins:
- the LOC111882975 gene encoding tubby-like F-box protein 3 translates to MNLDCGLRTRSCRVIQETSMAVAALELEDDAEEIDDGLKQSCWANMPQELLREVLIRIESSENKWPSRKNVVGCATVCRSWREIMKEIVKRPEISGMLTFPISVKQPGPRESLLQCFIKRKRSTQTYFLFLSLTQALADDGKFLLAARKFRRTTCTDYIISLHADDMSKGSNRYIGKLRSNFLGTKFIVYDGLPPHDGAKMTKSRSTRFMGSTQVSPRVPAGSYPVAHISYELNMLGSRGPRRMQCIMDPIPSSSIEAGGVAPTQTEFPLSSGESFPSIPFFRSRSSCVEKTLSTSQNQSQSQSQRDGPLVLKNKSPRWHEQLQCWCLNFQGRVTVASVKNFQLVATPPAGQSGPQYEKVILQFGKVGKDVFTMDYRYPISAFQAFAICLSSFDTKIACE, encoded by the exons ATGAATCTGGATTGTGGCTTGAGAACCAGATCCTGCCGTGTCATTCAAGAGACTTCCATGGCTGTTGCTGCTTTAGAACTCGAAGATGACGCTGAAGAAATTGATGACGGTTTGAAACAGAGCTGTTGGGCTAACATGCCTCAAGAGCTCTTGAGAGAGGTCTTGATCAGGATTGAATCATCCGAAAATAAGTGGCCTTCCCGGAAGAATGTTGTTGGTTGTGCTACTGTTTGTAGGAGTTGGAGAGAGATCATGAAGGAGATCGTTAAGAGGCCTGAGATTTCCGGGATGTTGACTTTCCCAATTTCTGTCAAGCAG CCTGGTCCTAGAGAATCTCTCCTCCAATGCTTTATAAAACGGAAACGGTCAACTCAAACATATttccttttccttagtttgactcaag CACTTGCTGATGATGGAAAGTTTCTTCTTGCTGCTCGCAAGTTTAGACGCACCACATGTACGGATTACATCATCTCATTACATGCTGATGACATGTCAAAAGGGAGCAATAGATATATTGGAAAATTAAG GTCAAACTTTTTGGGAACAAAGTTTATTGTATATGATGGTTTGCCACCTCATGATGGAGCTAAAATGACAAAGAGTCGTTCCACAAGATTTATGGGGTCCACTCAGGTTTCCCCTAGAGTTCCTGCTGGAAGCTATCCAGTAGCTCACATCTCATATGAGTTGAACATGTTGGGATCCAG GGGTCCAAGAAGAATGCAATGCATCATGGATCCAATCCCAAGTTCTTCCATTGAAGCTGGAGGTGTGGCCCCCACACAAACCGAATTCCCTCTTTCCAGTGGTGAATCTTTTCCTTCAATTCCATTCTTTCGTTCAAGATCAAGCTGTGTGGAAAAAACCTTATCCAccagtcaaaatcaaagtcaaagtcaaagtcaaagagaCGGACCTCTTGTTCTAAAAAACAAATCTCCAAGATGGCATGAACAGCTTCAATGTTGGTGCTTAAATTTTCAAGGGCGTGTCACGGTTGCTTCAGTGAAAAACTTCCAGCTGGTAGCCACACCGCCAGCTGGACAATCGGGCCCACAATATGAAAAAGTTATTCTTCAATTTGGGAAAGTAGGAAAAGATGTTTTCACCATGGATTATCGCTACCCAATCTCTGCTTTTCAAGCATTTGCCATCTGTCTAAGCAGCTTTGACACCAAGATTGCTTGTGAATGA
- the LOC111882996 gene encoding uncharacterized protein LOC111882996: MHKLVEEETDIKIISEATCLGEYELGRFDFITGMVIWYHILAKVNNLSKQLQSKTMRIDETMSSVGALIEFFKDYRENGFGKALDCAIAIAFDMEIYPVFVEKNNKRKVKKRHFDENDIGSSEPIHELSPQESFRIQYFVYIIDQTIGSLERRFEQYKQYEDIFGFLFTTQKLKSMNTIELKSCCKNLEKRLQNGHISDINADDLFNKMKLLQKHLPVEHNTANGILNFLKIMNTYPVSCLAYKILLIVPITVASAEKSFSKLNLLKFYLRSTMSQERLNVLALISIEKLFITVLQFYLITNE, encoded by the coding sequence ATGCATAAACTTGTTGAAGAAGAGACAGACATAAAGATCATAAGTGAAGCTACTTGTCTAGGAGAGTATGAACTTGGCAGATTTGACTTTATAACAGGTATGGTTATATGGTATCATATATTGGCTAAAGTAAATAACCTGAGCAAACAACTTCAGTCTAAGACTATGCGTATTGATGAGACAATGAGTAGTGTGGGAGCACTTATTGAGTTTTTTAAAGACTATCGAGAGAATGGATTTGGGAAGGCTTTGGATTGTGCGATAGCTATAGCTTTTGATATGGAAATTTATCCAGTGTTTgttgagaaaaataataaaagaaaagttaAAAAAAGACATTTTGATGAGAATGACATTGGGTCATCAGAGCCGATACATGAACTTTCACCTCAAGAGTCATTTAGGATTCAATATTTTGTGTACATAATTGATCAAACTATTGGTTCATTGGAGCGAAGGTTTGAACAATACAAACAATATGAAGACATTTTTGGTTTCTTATTCACAACACAAAAGTTGAAGTCAATGAATACTATTGAGTTAAAGTCATGTTGCAAAAATCTGGAAAAGAGGCTGCAAAATGGTCATATCTCAGACATTAATGCTGATGATTTATTCAACAAAATGAAGTTGTTACAAAAACATTTACCGGTTGAACACAATACAGCTAACGGAATACTAAATTTCCTAAAAATTATGAACACTTATCCAGTTTCTtgtctagcatacaaaatattgTTGATTGTTCCTATTACAGTTGCATCAGCggaaaaaagtttttcaaaactaaatcttttaaaattttatttgcgCTCGACCATGTCTCAAGAGAGATTAAACGTTTTGGCATTGATTTCGATTGAAAAGTTGTTTATAACAGTTTTACAATTTTATTTAATTACTAATGAGTGA